In one Pseudomonas fitomaticsae genomic region, the following are encoded:
- a CDS encoding osmoprotectant NAGGN system M42 family peptidase produces the protein MTTQIPEPDLNYLQKVLLEMLAIPSPTGFTDTIVRYVAERLEELGIPFEMTRRGTIRATLKGKKNSPDRAVSAHLDTIGAAVRAVKDNGRLTLAPVGCWSSRFAEGSRVSLFTDNGVIRGSVLPLMASGHAFNTAVDEMPISWDHVELRLDAYCATRADCDSLGISVGDVVAFDPLPEFTESGHISARHLDDKAGVAALLAALKAIVDSGQELMIDCHPLFTITEETGSGAAAALPWDVSEFVGIDIAPVAPGQHSSEHAVSVAMQDSGGPYDYHLSRHLLRLAGEHELPVRRDLFRYYFSDAHSAVTAGHDIRTALLAFGCDATHGYERTHIDSLAALSRLLGAYILSPPVFASDAQPATGSLDRFSHQIEHETQMESDTRVPSVDSLVGQRSDS, from the coding sequence ATGACCACCCAAATTCCCGAACCGGATCTGAACTACCTGCAGAAAGTCCTGCTGGAAATGCTCGCCATTCCCAGCCCCACCGGGTTCACCGACACCATCGTGCGCTACGTCGCCGAGCGTCTGGAGGAACTTGGCATTCCCTTCGAGATGACCCGTCGCGGCACGATCCGCGCCACCCTCAAGGGCAAGAAAAACAGCCCCGACCGTGCGGTCTCGGCGCACCTGGACACCATCGGCGCCGCCGTGCGCGCGGTGAAAGACAACGGGCGCCTGACCCTGGCGCCGGTGGGCTGCTGGTCGAGCCGATTCGCCGAGGGTAGCCGCGTCAGCCTGTTCACCGACAACGGTGTGATTCGCGGCAGCGTGTTGCCACTGATGGCGTCCGGGCATGCCTTCAATACGGCCGTGGACGAGATGCCGATCAGCTGGGATCACGTCGAGCTGCGCCTGGACGCCTACTGCGCGACCCGTGCCGATTGCGATTCGCTGGGCATCAGTGTCGGTGATGTGGTGGCCTTCGATCCTTTGCCCGAGTTCACCGAAAGCGGCCACATCAGCGCTCGTCATCTGGACGACAAGGCCGGTGTCGCCGCGCTGCTGGCAGCGCTGAAAGCCATCGTCGACAGCGGTCAGGAGTTGATGATCGATTGCCACCCGCTGTTCACCATCACCGAGGAAACCGGCAGCGGCGCGGCGGCGGCGTTGCCGTGGGACGTCAGCGAGTTCGTCGGCATCGACATCGCCCCGGTCGCGCCGGGCCAGCATTCCAGCGAACATGCGGTGAGCGTGGCGATGCAGGATTCCGGCGGGCCGTACGACTATCACCTGTCGCGACACTTGTTGCGTCTGGCGGGTGAGCACGAACTGCCGGTGCGCCGCGACCTGTTCCGCTATTACTTCAGCGATGCCCATTCGGCCGTCACCGCCGGTCACGACATCCGCACCGCCCTGCTCGCCTTCGGTTGCGACGCGACCCACGGCTACGAACGCACGCACATCGACAGCCTCGCAGCGCTCAGTCGTTTGCTCGGGGCGTACATTCTGAGTCCGCCGGTATTTGCCAGCGATGCGCAACCGGCCACCGGGTCACTGGATCGGTTCAGTCATCAGATCGAACACGAAACGCAGATGGAGAGCGACACCCGTGTGCCGTCGGTGGACAGCCTGGTGGGGCAACGCTCGGACAGTTGA
- a CDS encoding YheU family protein, which produces MLIPYDALEVDTLTRLIEDFVTRDGTDNGDDTPLETRVLRVRQALTKGQAMIVFDPESEQCQLMLKHDVPKHLFD; this is translated from the coding sequence ATGCTGATTCCCTACGACGCACTCGAAGTCGACACCCTCACCCGCCTGATCGAGGATTTCGTCACCCGCGACGGTACCGACAACGGTGACGACACGCCGCTGGAAACCCGCGTGTTGCGGGTGCGCCAGGCGCTGACCAAAGGCCAGGCGATGATCGTTTTCGATCCGGAAAGCGAGCAATGCCAATTAATGCTCAAGCACGACGTGCCCAAGCACCTGTTCGACTGA
- the csrA gene encoding carbon storage regulator CsrA, with amino-acid sequence MLVLSRVVGELISIGDNITLRVLAVNGSSVRFGVEAPEQVEVHRAEVYERIQRKQAGGKGR; translated from the coding sequence ATGCTTGTACTCAGCCGTGTTGTCGGTGAATTGATTTCCATCGGTGACAACATCACCCTGCGTGTTCTGGCGGTCAACGGCTCCAGCGTGCGGTTCGGCGTCGAGGCCCCGGAGCAGGTCGAAGTGCACCGTGCCGAGGTCTACGAACGGATTCAGCGCAAACAGGCCGGCGGCAAGGGCCGCTGA